The Kroppenstedtia pulmonis genome has a segment encoding these proteins:
- a CDS encoding YdcF family protein, whose amino-acid sequence MGFFTLIFVLSVLILSLGCVLWYQVSHFQGEYSHNRKQQVIMVLGAALQKNRPGPALTERLEYALRLYRQDLATFILCTGGSKNRQTSEGKVMKEYLVQKGVPEESIWVEDQSVDTAENLFYSLQILARHNVGNQVYLVTHDYHMYRALCYARRLNFHPTPAPFRTRTLWMPYHKFRECLALMKCLLYTGHRFKREE is encoded by the coding sequence ATGGGCTTCTTCACGTTGATTTTCGTATTGTCAGTCTTGATTTTATCCCTTGGATGTGTTTTATGGTATCAGGTCTCCCACTTTCAAGGGGAGTATTCCCATAATCGAAAACAACAAGTAATCATGGTCCTCGGAGCGGCGCTGCAAAAAAACCGCCCCGGACCTGCTCTGACAGAGAGACTGGAGTATGCCCTCCGCTTATATCGTCAGGATCTGGCAACTTTTATCCTGTGTACAGGAGGCTCAAAAAACCGACAAACTTCTGAAGGAAAAGTCATGAAGGAATACCTTGTGCAAAAAGGAGTTCCGGAAGAGTCCATCTGGGTGGAAGACCAATCCGTTGATACCGCAGAGAACCTGTTCTATTCTCTGCAAATTCTTGCCCGTCATAATGTGGGCAATCAGGTTTATCTGGTAACCCATGATTACCATATGTACCGTGCACTCTGCTATGCCCGCCGATTAAACTTTCATCCGACCCCGGCACCTTTTCGAACCCGAACGCTATGGATGCCTTACCACAAATTCAGGGAATGCCTGGCTTTGATGAAAT
- a CDS encoding iron-sulfur cluster biosynthesis family protein produces MNIQISSAAAARLHALLLQETADEELAVRVVPLTSGCCTPSFALELTEVPPGYLTVIVREILFTYPPEEKEWLEGLKIDINRDNGKFMIYHPHPPLMNSCSTAPEEMS; encoded by the coding sequence ATGAACATACAAATCAGTTCAGCAGCAGCGGCAAGACTCCATGCCTTATTACTTCAGGAAACAGCGGATGAGGAACTGGCAGTACGGGTTGTTCCTCTTACCTCCGGCTGTTGTACCCCTTCCTTTGCCCTGGAATTGACAGAGGTACCTCCAGGTTATCTTACTGTAATCGTCAGGGAAATCCTCTTTACCTATCCTCCTGAGGAGAAGGAATGGTTGGAGGGTCTGAAAATCGATATAAACCGGGATAACGGTAAATTTATGATATACCATCCACATCCACCTCTGATGAACTCTTGTTCAACTGCTCCAGAGGAAATGAGCTGA
- a CDS encoding acryloyl-CoA reductase: MNRFLGLVVDKTEDSFSLDLKELTLEDLPPGEVTIRVHYSGVNYKDGLAGIPEGRILQTYPMVPGIDLVGTVMDSSDSRFSEGDEVIVASAELGVSHFGGFSQVARVPADWLIPLPKGLSMKEAAILGTAGFTAAMSVQRMEENGQHPRYGSILVTGATGGVGSTAVAILAKRGYTVAASTGKETEHEYLKKLGASEILSREEVLQEKKRPLMKTRWAGGVDPVGGETLTYLLSSVRFGGSVALSGMTGGKEFTSSVFPFILRGINLLGIDSAHVTNTYRREMWIRLAGDMKPDHLLDEIHGNEVTLEDLPRVLSAIREGSIRGRTLVKL; this comes from the coding sequence GTGAACCGATTTTTAGGTTTGGTTGTTGATAAAACGGAAGATTCCTTTTCCCTGGATTTGAAAGAGCTTACCTTGGAGGATTTGCCTCCGGGGGAAGTCACTATTCGTGTCCATTATTCCGGAGTTAATTATAAGGACGGTTTGGCCGGCATTCCTGAAGGCCGTATCCTCCAAACCTACCCGATGGTACCAGGGATCGATTTGGTGGGAACTGTGATGGACTCATCGGATTCCCGTTTTTCAGAAGGGGACGAGGTGATTGTGGCCAGTGCGGAGCTGGGGGTTTCCCATTTCGGGGGCTTCAGTCAAGTAGCCCGGGTACCGGCGGATTGGTTAATTCCTTTGCCCAAAGGTCTCAGTATGAAGGAAGCAGCTATCTTGGGGACTGCGGGATTTACAGCGGCCATGTCTGTACAGCGAATGGAGGAGAATGGTCAACATCCCCGATACGGAAGTATTCTGGTTACAGGGGCAACAGGGGGAGTCGGAAGTACGGCAGTGGCCATTTTGGCTAAGCGAGGATACACCGTGGCAGCCAGTACCGGGAAAGAGACAGAACATGAATATCTGAAGAAATTAGGTGCATCTGAAATCCTGTCCAGGGAAGAAGTGCTTCAAGAAAAAAAGCGCCCTCTCATGAAAACCCGGTGGGCGGGTGGAGTAGATCCTGTGGGTGGGGAGACACTCACCTATCTTCTGAGCAGTGTTCGGTTCGGAGGATCAGTGGCTCTCAGTGGGATGACAGGTGGAAAAGAATTTACATCCAGTGTTTTTCCCTTTATCCTCAGAGGAATCAATCTGTTGGGGATCGATTCCGCCCATGTAACAAACACCTATCGGCGGGAAATGTGGATTCGTTTAGCCGGAGATATGAAGCCGGATCATCTTTTGGATGAAATCCACGGAAATGAGGTAACTCTGGAAGACTTACCTCGCGTATTATCAGCCATTCGGGAGGGGAGCATCAGAGGACGCACCCTTGTAAAACTATAG
- a CDS encoding FxLYD domain-containing protein: MGVSQKKKGWFLLIAGVSAVALLAGCSLGADPTKEKQDAVKKKEEEERAKREEEKPKVEMDQVVGEAWKDSDGKIRAHGGAEIKNIGKKSIEFDSIRLNFLDQQGKVIGKKDVLAVVPKILKPGESAYVGATIPLKSAKDAKDFKEVAVESKHNPALKKPVRLHVEQLQLKKAKGNQPFSVTGTVENTQDQEAQDIFVVIGVKDKKGNLLGVLSEYLDTAIPPGESEKFKAWDKTLPRNVLKKASEVEAHAYPIFLEDEKDKEENEE; the protein is encoded by the coding sequence ATGGGGGTATCCCAGAAGAAAAAAGGTTGGTTTCTGCTTATTGCAGGTGTCAGTGCCGTTGCGTTGCTGGCAGGTTGCTCCCTTGGAGCTGATCCTACCAAAGAGAAGCAGGATGCCGTGAAAAAGAAAGAAGAGGAAGAAAGGGCAAAACGGGAAGAAGAAAAGCCTAAAGTTGAGATGGACCAGGTTGTCGGGGAGGCATGGAAGGATTCTGACGGAAAGATCCGTGCCCATGGGGGAGCAGAGATCAAAAATATTGGGAAGAAATCCATCGAATTTGATTCCATTCGATTAAATTTCCTTGATCAACAGGGTAAGGTGATTGGGAAAAAAGATGTTCTGGCAGTAGTCCCCAAAATCCTGAAGCCTGGTGAATCTGCTTATGTAGGAGCCACCATCCCGTTGAAATCCGCCAAAGATGCCAAGGATTTTAAAGAAGTAGCGGTGGAGTCGAAACATAACCCTGCACTGAAAAAGCCGGTTCGACTCCATGTGGAGCAGTTACAACTGAAAAAGGCCAAGGGAAATCAGCCTTTTTCAGTGACAGGGACAGTGGAAAATACACAGGACCAGGAGGCCCAGGATATCTTTGTAGTAATCGGTGTTAAGGATAAAAAAGGGAATTTGTTGGGTGTGTTAAGTGAATACCTGGATACGGCTATTCCTCCTGGTGAATCCGAGAAGTTTAAAGCCTGGGACAAAACACTTCCCCGAAACGTGTTGAAGAAAGCATCGGAAGTGGAAGCTCACGCTTATCCCATATTTCTGGAAGATGAGAAGGACAAAGAAGAGAATGAAGAATGA
- a CDS encoding DUF420 domain-containing protein — protein MPDTETKRSKRSVERNYTPWVVGISIAINVIVAVLFFMPKAEGFDHLDLTFLPMLNAIFNSFTTVFLVAALFFIKQKNIQMHRRFILSAFTSTALFLVTYLTYHALAESTSYGGEGILVPVYYFILLTHIVLAAVIVPLALFSLVWGLSMKVEKHRRIARWTMPLWLYVSVTGVLVYLMISPYY, from the coding sequence TTGCCGGATACCGAGACAAAGCGATCGAAACGATCTGTGGAACGTAATTACACACCATGGGTGGTGGGCATTTCCATCGCCATTAATGTCATTGTGGCTGTATTGTTTTTTATGCCTAAAGCAGAAGGGTTTGATCATCTGGATTTGACCTTCCTGCCTATGTTGAACGCGATCTTTAACAGTTTTACCACTGTCTTTTTGGTGGCGGCCCTTTTTTTCATTAAACAGAAAAATATTCAAATGCATCGTCGGTTTATTCTCTCCGCCTTTACTTCCACCGCCTTATTCCTGGTTACGTACCTTACCTATCATGCCTTGGCTGAATCGACCAGTTATGGAGGAGAAGGGATCCTGGTCCCTGTCTATTACTTTATCCTGCTCACTCATATTGTGTTGGCAGCAGTCATCGTACCATTGGCTTTGTTTTCCCTGGTATGGGGTCTCAGCATGAAAGTGGAAAAGCATCGCCGTATTGCCCGCTGGACGATGCCTTTGTGGTTGTATGTCAGTGTCACCGGTGTTTTGGTATATCTGATGATTTCACCCTATTATTAA
- a CDS encoding SIR2 family NAD-dependent protein deacylase — protein sequence MENESAVLELARWIDQSRRLMVLTGAGMSTESGVPDFRSQEGFWSQFDPVKVASSEAISENYPLFHRFYKERLEGLEGIKPHRGHEILATWEKRGTLNGIATQNVDQLHQQAGSHKVYELHGSLKRFCCQDCGEEAKEESFRTMEPCQSCGGRLRPGIVLFGERLPQEVWATAISKAEKADLILVIGTSLEVYPVNQFPYLTKGKVVVINAEVTDQHRGFDAVIQGKAGGILEQVEKEIQRLKEVSL from the coding sequence ATGGAAAATGAGTCAGCTGTTTTGGAGTTAGCCCGGTGGATTGATCAATCCCGGCGTCTGATGGTATTGACAGGGGCGGGAATGTCCACTGAAAGCGGAGTTCCTGACTTTCGTTCCCAGGAAGGCTTTTGGAGTCAGTTTGATCCTGTAAAAGTAGCCTCATCAGAGGCGATATCAGAAAATTACCCTCTCTTTCACCGCTTCTATAAGGAGCGACTGGAAGGTTTGGAAGGGATCAAACCCCACCGTGGCCACGAGATTTTGGCTACATGGGAAAAACGGGGCACACTCAATGGGATCGCTACACAAAATGTAGACCAGCTTCATCAGCAAGCCGGCAGTCATAAAGTGTATGAACTTCATGGATCCCTGAAGCGTTTTTGTTGTCAGGACTGTGGTGAAGAGGCCAAGGAAGAGTCTTTCCGGACAATGGAGCCTTGCCAAAGTTGTGGAGGCCGGCTTCGCCCTGGCATCGTCTTGTTTGGGGAGAGGTTACCCCAGGAAGTTTGGGCCACGGCGATCTCCAAGGCGGAAAAAGCGGATTTAATACTCGTTATCGGTACAAGTTTGGAAGTGTATCCGGTCAACCAGTTTCCCTATTTAACCAAGGGCAAGGTTGTGGTGATCAATGCAGAGGTGACGGACCAACACAGAGGTTTTGATGCGGTGATTCAAGGAAAAGCAGGGGGAATTCTTGAACAAGTGGAAAAAGAGATTCAACGGTTGAAAGAGGTGAGTTTGTGA
- a CDS encoding gamma-glutamylcyclotransferase, whose product MTGVKIFVYGTLRVGEKYHSFLHRAKPLAMQGWTRGRLMDTDMGYPALLHDEHRWVYGELYSVMPEELQRLDRLEGYSPDGNSLFIREKRRVWTDQGTTEAFVYMYNRSCSALREISSGDWKSKQLERQKEYLYFAYGSCMDNERFRSQGVEEHFQTLVGRGVLQGYSLRYTLALPDGGRADIVEDGRGVVEGKVYRINQSALHYLYKREGVEQGQYRPAWIRLEVEGQKMDNVLTFIVTDKHPETAPPIHYAKEILRGGKQTVSHRYYQQLRKELKERFQLELE is encoded by the coding sequence GTGACAGGCGTTAAGATTTTCGTATACGGTACTTTGCGAGTGGGGGAAAAGTACCATTCCTTTCTCCACAGAGCGAAACCGCTGGCCATGCAAGGGTGGACCAGGGGACGGCTGATGGATACGGATATGGGATATCCCGCACTGCTTCACGATGAACACCGATGGGTATACGGAGAACTTTATTCTGTCATGCCTGAGGAGTTGCAACGTTTGGACCGGTTAGAAGGATATTCACCAGACGGAAACAGTTTGTTTATCCGGGAGAAGAGGAGAGTATGGACCGATCAAGGTACAACAGAGGCGTTTGTATATATGTACAACCGATCCTGTTCTGCCCTGAGGGAGATCTCCTCAGGTGATTGGAAGTCAAAGCAGCTGGAACGACAGAAGGAGTATTTATACTTTGCATATGGCTCCTGTATGGATAATGAAAGATTTCGCAGCCAGGGAGTCGAGGAACACTTTCAAACTCTGGTGGGACGGGGCGTGTTACAGGGGTATTCTCTTCGTTATACATTGGCTCTGCCTGATGGAGGGCGTGCAGACATTGTGGAAGATGGTCGTGGAGTTGTGGAGGGGAAGGTTTACCGGATCAATCAAAGTGCTTTGCACTACCTGTATAAACGGGAGGGTGTGGAGCAAGGTCAGTATCGACCGGCTTGGATCAGGCTGGAAGTGGAGGGACAGAAAATGGATAATGTATTGACTTTTATAGTGACAGACAAACATCCGGAAACAGCTCCCCCTATCCACTATGCCAAAGAAATTCTCCGGGGCGGTAAGCAAACGGTGAGTCATCGCTATTACCAACAGCTTCGCAAGGAACTGAAGGAACGGTTTCAACTGGAGTTGGAATAG
- the tpx gene encoding thiol peroxidase, whose product MEQERKGAITFKENPVTLLGPELKVGDQAPDFSVLANDLSPVTLADTKGTLRIISVVPSLDTGVCDAQTRRFNEEVATLEGVKVLTVSVDLPFAQKRWCGAAGIDSSKVQTLSDHRDLSFGKAYGVAIKEMRLLARAVFVVDQNDQLIHVEYVSEATQHPDYEGALGAAKKAL is encoded by the coding sequence ATGGAACAGGAACGGAAAGGTGCGATCACATTTAAGGAAAACCCTGTCACTCTGCTGGGTCCGGAGTTGAAAGTCGGGGATCAAGCTCCTGATTTCAGTGTATTGGCCAATGACTTAAGTCCGGTAACCCTGGCGGATACCAAGGGAACCCTTCGGATTATCAGTGTGGTTCCTTCCTTGGATACTGGAGTGTGCGATGCGCAGACTCGACGCTTTAACGAAGAGGTTGCAACCTTGGAGGGAGTGAAAGTTCTCACAGTCAGCGTGGATTTGCCCTTTGCTCAGAAACGCTGGTGTGGTGCAGCGGGGATCGATTCAAGCAAGGTACAAACCTTGTCTGATCATCGGGATCTCTCCTTTGGCAAGGCCTATGGTGTGGCGATTAAGGAAATGCGCTTATTGGCCCGTGCCGTGTTTGTAGTGGATCAAAATGATCAGCTGATCCATGTTGAATACGTATCGGAAGCGACCCAACACCCGGATTATGAGGGGGCTCTGGGAGCAGCCAAAAAAGCCCTTTGA
- the thpR gene encoding RNA 2',3'-cyclic phosphodiesterase: MTSAANYRLFIALPLPVKQRGVLAHLRDTMGQQWLFQHWVHPADYHITLQFLGACTFRQSREVKQVLKHVIAKQTPFSLILEEIRFFGVPTRPRILWAGVGGEKDRLQALYESVTDCLSPLGFAKENRPYCPHITLAKKYKKNDFPHQELDTVFSPHGRKLDWTVGEVVLYQTHLYQSPMYQPLAVFRMGEEKGAVTDS; encoded by the coding sequence ATGACTTCTGCCGCCAATTATCGACTGTTTATCGCACTTCCTCTGCCCGTAAAACAACGTGGCGTTCTGGCACACTTACGTGACACCATGGGGCAACAATGGCTTTTTCAACATTGGGTCCATCCCGCAGATTACCATATCACGCTTCAGTTTCTAGGGGCCTGTACCTTTCGTCAATCCCGGGAAGTAAAGCAGGTACTGAAGCATGTGATTGCCAAACAAACCCCTTTTTCATTGATCCTGGAGGAAATTCGTTTTTTCGGCGTGCCGACCCGCCCCCGGATATTATGGGCGGGTGTGGGAGGGGAAAAAGATCGGTTACAAGCCTTGTATGAATCGGTTACCGATTGCCTCTCTCCCTTGGGTTTTGCAAAAGAAAACCGTCCCTATTGTCCCCATATTACTCTGGCGAAGAAATACAAGAAAAATGACTTTCCCCATCAGGAGCTGGATACTGTTTTTTCTCCTCATGGAAGGAAGCTTGACTGGACCGTGGGAGAAGTCGTTTTGTACCAAACCCACCTTTACCAATCACCCATGTATCAACCTTTGGCTGTCTTCCGAATGGGAGAGGAAAAGGGTGCCGTTACCGATAGCTAA
- a CDS encoding TIGR00730 family Rossman fold protein gives MNRVAVFCGSSSGSVRAYGEGAKELGQALAEAGITLVYGGASVGLMGVVADTVLRHGGQVIGVIPKSLVDHELAHDNLTELHIVDSMHERKALMAELSEGFITMPGGSGTMEEFFEVFTWAQLGFHQKPCGLLNLNGYYTSLIQFFSHMVQEGFMKKEYPSMVLSDTKAKSLLEQMNRYQPPETFKWEEKRKSVLSQEKEVQKNN, from the coding sequence ATGAACCGGGTTGCAGTATTTTGCGGATCCAGCTCCGGATCTGTACGTGCTTATGGCGAAGGAGCGAAAGAATTGGGCCAAGCGTTGGCGGAAGCAGGGATCACTCTGGTTTACGGAGGTGCCAGCGTTGGCTTGATGGGTGTGGTGGCGGATACGGTTTTAAGACATGGCGGACAGGTGATCGGAGTGATTCCCAAGTCCTTGGTGGATCATGAACTTGCCCATGATAACTTGACCGAACTTCATATCGTGGACTCCATGCATGAACGGAAAGCCTTGATGGCTGAACTTTCCGAGGGGTTTATCACCATGCCCGGCGGTAGCGGTACGATGGAGGAGTTTTTCGAGGTGTTTACCTGGGCTCAATTGGGTTTTCATCAAAAGCCTTGTGGTCTGTTGAATTTAAATGGTTATTATACATCCCTGATCCAGTTTTTCAGTCATATGGTGCAAGAAGGTTTCATGAAGAAGGAATACCCCTCCATGGTGCTGTCCGATACGAAGGCTAAATCGTTACTGGAGCAAATGAATCGGTATCAGCCTCCTGAAACATTTAAATGGGAAGAAAAGAGGAAGTCGGTTTTGTCGCAGGAGAAGGAAGTCCAAAAGAACAATTAA
- a CDS encoding copper resistance protein CopC gives MGWINKAVVLLLCLTVLFGLSASVVHAHAGVMGTYPEKGQLLDDSPKEISLRLSESVELDLADIQLFDWNGRMVQVTQPKHQPDRSKEVIRKLPDLKPGTYTVVWNVVSQDGHPVSGSFDFSVERETGHVVDVPLTDSHWSEGLLGLFRYVVVGLTLLGTGLFWMAWVGERRGLPGFVQVLGRSRLYGGVVLFAGIVAQFASYSATLPGINLFSFWWEGKWGLLFQFPFVIMLFTQLVTLILLVIPGMGRLWYGIMWLLFSASLSLGGHVWGIQDPMMAISIRILHLWAGALWLGGLTYLVLLMWKSRQSTSPTLAGIRSFFSIFAAVASVSVIASGIVMVMLQSDWMAVWTEKGAWSGYLLIKVLLTALMLGLALIQTIRWRKKGGLLASLLRWEWGLGLAVILVAVWLSQTPYPLPSNPYHTTLQSNGVKAAFRISQLKLGSQTIDLSLEPGRKEPEEVTIRMEMEGHGMELDPVTMKRIGKGKYQAPISFTMMGDWKVSVQAEYSDGEDHTWIDTIFIPGGGYP, from the coding sequence ATGGGGTGGATCAATAAAGCTGTCGTTTTATTACTCTGTCTGACAGTTCTGTTTGGTTTGTCTGCTTCAGTTGTCCATGCCCATGCTGGTGTAATGGGAACATATCCGGAAAAGGGGCAATTGTTGGATGATTCCCCAAAGGAGATATCACTTCGTTTAAGTGAATCTGTGGAATTGGATCTGGCGGATATCCAATTGTTTGACTGGAATGGCCGGATGGTTCAAGTTACCCAACCCAAACATCAGCCGGATCGATCTAAGGAAGTGATCCGAAAGCTACCGGATTTAAAGCCGGGTACTTATACCGTGGTATGGAATGTTGTTTCCCAGGATGGTCACCCGGTCAGCGGTTCCTTTGACTTTTCCGTGGAAAGGGAGACCGGGCATGTTGTGGATGTTCCCCTGACAGACTCCCATTGGTCGGAAGGGTTGTTGGGATTATTTCGCTATGTTGTAGTAGGCTTAACCCTATTGGGAACAGGATTGTTCTGGATGGCTTGGGTAGGTGAAAGAAGAGGATTGCCGGGTTTTGTCCAGGTCTTGGGCCGCAGTCGTTTGTATGGTGGAGTGGTGCTGTTTGCCGGGATTGTGGCCCAGTTTGCCTCCTATTCGGCGACCTTACCGGGGATTAACTTATTCTCTTTCTGGTGGGAAGGAAAATGGGGGTTGTTGTTCCAGTTTCCTTTTGTCATCATGCTGTTTACCCAGTTGGTTACCCTGATACTCTTGGTAATTCCAGGGATGGGGCGTTTGTGGTATGGCATCATGTGGCTCTTGTTTTCCGCCTCACTGTCATTAGGAGGTCATGTTTGGGGAATACAAGATCCGATGATGGCCATCAGCATTCGGATACTCCATCTTTGGGCAGGGGCACTCTGGTTGGGAGGGCTTACGTATTTGGTTCTGTTAATGTGGAAGAGTCGCCAAAGCACGTCTCCCACATTGGCTGGTATTCGAAGCTTCTTTTCGATATTTGCGGCTGTAGCCTCCGTTTCCGTAATCGCAAGTGGAATTGTGATGGTCATGTTGCAAAGCGATTGGATGGCCGTCTGGACTGAGAAAGGGGCCTGGAGCGGATATTTGCTGATTAAGGTTTTGTTGACAGCCCTGATGCTGGGCTTGGCTCTGATTCAAACCATTCGTTGGAGAAAGAAGGGAGGCCTGCTGGCTTCTTTGCTCCGCTGGGAATGGGGATTGGGTTTGGCTGTGATCCTGGTAGCTGTATGGTTAAGTCAAACCCCTTATCCGTTGCCTTCAAACCCGTATCATACAACGTTACAGTCAAATGGAGTGAAAGCGGCGTTTCGTATTTCCCAACTGAAATTGGGCAGCCAAACAATCGATTTATCCCTGGAGCCGGGGCGGAAAGAACCTGAAGAGGTGACGATTCGGATGGAAATGGAGGGTCATGGGATGGAGTTAGATCCTGTGACGATGAAGCGAATCGGAAAAGGAAAATATCAGGCCCCTATCTCTTTTACCATGATGGGAGATTGGAAAGTCTCCGTTCAGGCGGAGTATTCAGATGGAGAGGACCATACATGGATCGATACCATATTTATTCCTGGAGGAGGCTACCCGTAA
- a CDS encoding YcnI family protein: MRRKALFSLMLSAVLFFVLIPGAFAHVTVQPGESTTGAYEKYTVRVPVEKDIPTTEVELKVPKNVEVISIMPVPSWDYKLKKDDDDRITSVTWKAKGSGIRAGEFTEFSFVGVNPEEEGEVAWKAQQTYEDGSVVKWVGEPDSNEPASITQIKPGDSSHSHSHDVATQAVNKTESKEGDSSNPFSLLPSVLAGIAIVLSLIALLRKKA; this comes from the coding sequence ATGAGACGGAAGGCTTTGTTCAGTTTGATGCTGTCGGCAGTCCTTTTCTTTGTGTTGATTCCCGGTGCTTTTGCCCATGTAACGGTGCAACCGGGGGAGAGCACCACTGGAGCTTATGAAAAATATACGGTAAGGGTACCGGTAGAGAAAGATATTCCAACGACGGAAGTGGAGCTGAAGGTTCCTAAAAATGTCGAAGTGATCTCTATCATGCCTGTGCCGAGCTGGGATTATAAACTGAAAAAAGATGATGATGACAGAATCACCTCCGTTACCTGGAAGGCAAAGGGTAGTGGGATTCGTGCCGGTGAGTTTACGGAATTCTCATTTGTCGGGGTAAACCCGGAAGAAGAGGGCGAAGTAGCCTGGAAAGCTCAACAGACCTACGAAGACGGATCTGTGGTGAAATGGGTGGGGGAACCGGACTCTAACGAACCGGCATCCATCACACAGATTAAACCAGGAGACAGCAGTCACAGTCACAGCCATGATGTGGCTACGCAAGCCGTAAACAAAACTGAATCCAAAGAGGGAGATAGCTCCAACCCCTTTAGTCTGCTTCCTTCGGTACTGGCGGGTATCGCTATTGTTTTGTCCCTGATTGCTCTCCTTCGTAAAAAGGCATAG
- a CDS encoding DeoR family transcriptional regulator — protein sequence MLPHTRRQRIRELIQKRRNMKIGEISRELGVSEMTIYRDIQPLLEEGLVKKIYGGITLNQADPVPSPTIYGCTLCGRQVDPRLAYRLILPGKKTETTCCCHCGLLRHSQLSDQVLQAVCQDFFSSTTLSSRTTWYVMGSEPVIRCCHPQVLCFERKDTAEKFVKGFGGVVLSFGEAMQRLKKEMETDPTCGCSEHTHN from the coding sequence GTGCTTCCTCATACCCGTCGTCAACGCATTCGCGAATTGATTCAAAAGCGTCGCAACATGAAGATCGGAGAGATCAGCCGGGAATTAGGTGTATCCGAAATGACGATCTATCGGGATATTCAGCCATTATTGGAAGAGGGGCTGGTGAAAAAGATCTATGGTGGCATCACACTGAATCAGGCAGACCCGGTTCCCTCCCCGACGATATACGGTTGTACCCTTTGCGGTCGTCAGGTGGATCCCCGGTTGGCCTATCGTCTCATACTTCCGGGTAAAAAAACGGAGACCACCTGTTGTTGTCACTGTGGGTTGCTGCGCCACAGTCAGTTGAGTGATCAGGTGTTACAAGCGGTGTGCCAGGATTTTTTCAGCAGTACCACACTCAGCTCTCGTACAACTTGGTATGTGATGGGAAGTGAACCGGTAATTCGCTGTTGTCACCCACAAGTCCTCTGTTTTGAAAGAAAGGATACTGCGGAAAAATTTGTAAAAGGATTTGGGGGAGTCGTCCTCTCTTTCGGTGAGGCGATGCAACGTTTAAAGAAGGAGATGGAAACAGATCCGACTTGTGGTTGTTCCGAACACACTCATAACTGA
- a CDS encoding FixH family protein: MQMAWSKTKGLLIPVLVAGLISLTACSSSQDTSKKENQSEDSHSEHESHQQDGSVEEMPKVEVKTEPKEVKAGKPTEIHAIITLEGKPVDDADSVSFDIWQDGSKEKDKIKAKRTAEGTYSIEKTFEKAGTYKVMHHVTARGHHVMDDQEVEVKP; the protein is encoded by the coding sequence ATGCAAATGGCATGGAGCAAAACAAAGGGTTTACTGATCCCGGTTTTGGTGGCAGGGCTGATCAGCCTGACTGCGTGTAGTTCGTCACAGGATACATCCAAAAAAGAGAATCAATCAGAGGATTCCCATTCCGAACATGAAAGTCATCAGCAGGATGGATCTGTTGAAGAGATGCCCAAGGTGGAGGTGAAAACTGAACCCAAGGAGGTAAAGGCGGGAAAACCGACGGAAATCCATGCGATCATCACCCTGGAAGGAAAGCCGGTGGATGATGCAGACAGTGTCAGTTTTGATATTTGGCAGGATGGATCCAAAGAAAAAGATAAAATAAAAGCCAAGCGAACAGCTGAGGGGACCTACTCCATCGAAAAAACATTTGAGAAAGCGGGAACGTACAAAGTGATGCATCATGTGACAGCTCGCGGCCACCATGTGATGGATGACCAGGAGGTGGAAGTGAAACCCTGA